A section of the Alkalihalobacillus sp. LMS39 genome encodes:
- a CDS encoding beta-ketoacyl-ACP synthase III — protein MTKAGILGMGRSLGDQVVTNLDFEQRLDTTDEWIRTRTGIEERRIASEHIDSSHLAFEAAKDALQQADTLAEELDLIIVATVTPDMAFPSVSAIIQEQLGASNAAAMDISAACAGFIYGIVTAQQFIENGAYKKVLVVGVEKLSKITDMNDRNTAVLFGDGAGAAVLGPVSEDKGILAFELGADGTGGMHIHLRDEFLYMNGREVFKFAVRQMGESALGVIEKAGLTKEDVDFLVPHQANIRIMEASRERLDLPPEKMATTVKKYGNTSASSIPVAMVEELNNGKIKDGDVIVLVGFGAGLVWGAVALRWGR, from the coding sequence ATGACAAAAGCTGGTATCTTAGGTATGGGAAGAAGTTTAGGAGATCAGGTTGTAACCAATTTAGATTTTGAGCAACGATTAGATACAACAGATGAATGGATACGAACGAGAACAGGCATTGAAGAAAGACGAATTGCTTCTGAGCATATTGATAGCTCTCATCTTGCGTTCGAGGCAGCAAAAGATGCATTACAACAGGCAGACACTTTAGCCGAAGAACTTGATTTAATTATTGTCGCTACAGTAACACCAGATATGGCTTTTCCTTCTGTATCAGCGATTATTCAAGAACAATTAGGAGCTTCGAATGCTGCTGCAATGGATATTAGTGCAGCTTGTGCAGGGTTTATTTATGGAATTGTAACAGCGCAACAATTTATTGAAAACGGTGCGTATAAAAAGGTCCTTGTTGTTGGTGTAGAGAAGTTATCAAAAATAACGGATATGAATGACCGCAATACGGCTGTGTTATTTGGCGATGGTGCAGGAGCGGCTGTGCTAGGTCCTGTAAGTGAAGATAAAGGAATATTAGCTTTTGAATTAGGAGCAGATGGCACTGGTGGCATGCATATTCATTTGCGTGATGAATTCCTTTATATGAATGGACGAGAAGTCTTTAAGTTTGCGGTTAGACAAATGGGTGAATCGGCCCTAGGAGTTATTGAAAAAGCTGGATTAACAAAAGAAGATGTCGACTTTTTAGTTCCTCACCAAGCCAATATTCGCATTATGGAAGCTTCAAGGGAGCGTCTAGATTTGCCACCAGAAAAGATGGCAACAACAGTGAAAAAGTATGGGAATACATCAGCATCTTCCATTCCAGTTGCGATGGTAGAAGAGCTAAATAACGGAAAAATAAAGGATGGGGATGTCATTGTCCTCGTTGGGTTTGGAGCAGGGCTTGTCTGGGGTGCGGTTGCGCTTCGTTGGGGTCGCTAA
- a CDS encoding cell wall hydrolase: protein MKKIVWLTFAFLTFTLFGFNTEADANTVHTVKSGDTLWKLGTHYGVPVESIKLRNNRKSDTIFVGERLTIPASLSATDRDLLARLVRAEAEGEIYAGKVAVATVVLNRVDNRNFPNTVRGVIYEVSHGHHAFTPVQNGRINRASDAESRRAVNEALAFRGQGAGSLYFYNPRTSTNQWILSRQVTVRIGNHVFAK, encoded by the coding sequence ATGAAAAAAATAGTATGGTTAACATTCGCATTTTTGACTTTTACCTTATTTGGTTTTAATACAGAAGCAGACGCTAACACAGTTCACACTGTAAAAAGTGGTGATACATTATGGAAACTTGGTACGCATTACGGTGTACCTGTCGAGTCTATTAAATTAAGAAACAACCGTAAATCAGATACCATTTTTGTTGGAGAGAGATTAACAATTCCTGCTAGTTTATCAGCTACTGACCGAGACTTATTAGCAAGACTAGTTCGTGCAGAAGCAGAAGGAGAAATATACGCTGGTAAAGTAGCCGTTGCAACAGTCGTATTAAATCGTGTTGATAATCGTAATTTTCCAAATACCGTTCGTGGCGTGATTTATGAGGTTTCACACGGTCACCATGCGTTTACACCTGTTCAAAATGGAAGAATTAATCGTGCATCTGATGCTGAATCTAGACGCGCTGTTAACGAAGCACTTGCTTTCCGTGGCCAAGGTGCAGGTTCACTTTATTTTTATAACCCTCGTACTTCTACAAATCAATGGATCCTTTCTCGTCAAGTAACAGTGAGAATCGGAAACCACGTATTTGCAAAATAA
- a CDS encoding ComZ family protein — protein MDPELKMKFMQIAMKHMPEAKALLDNKGIELSMDDLQPVLNMLLSVMNEAYELGKEENK, from the coding sequence ATGGATCCAGAATTAAAAATGAAATTTATGCAAATTGCAATGAAGCATATGCCAGAGGCAAAGGCACTACTAGATAATAAAGGAATCGAATTATCAATGGATGATTTGCAACCGGTGTTAAATATGTTATTAAGTGTGATGAATGAAGCATATGAACTTGGAAAAGAAGAGAATAAGTAA
- a CDS encoding BMP family ABC transporter substrate-binding protein gives MRNRFVMALLILILVGTGCATTSSTSSIHRVGLLVEDTIDDQGWNSKGYQGLLQIQSSLNVDVQFKEEINSLSNAKIAVQEFAQNDVNLIFGHGRIFAEFFTELKDEYPHIHFVSFNGSVSGDNITSLHFESHSMGFFAGMVAAQMSETDHIGVIAAYAWQPEVAGFVEGVHYQDESIKVSVDYVEDWSNTEKALDIYEDMSSLGADVFYPAGDGFHVQLLEEIKKEGKFAIGFISDQSDLGGSTVLTSTVQHVDALYQLVADRYSKGELESGNLYYDFADGVISLGQFSSQVPDDVQANVNQAINEYVQTGKLPE, from the coding sequence ATGCGAAACAGATTTGTTATGGCCTTACTCATTCTCATTTTAGTTGGGACAGGCTGTGCGACTACAAGTTCTACATCTAGCATACATAGAGTAGGTCTATTAGTTGAGGATACAATTGATGACCAAGGGTGGAACAGCAAAGGTTATCAAGGGCTGTTACAAATTCAAAGTAGTTTAAATGTAGATGTACAGTTTAAAGAAGAGATAAATAGCTTATCAAATGCAAAAATAGCAGTGCAAGAATTTGCTCAAAATGATGTGAATTTAATTTTCGGACATGGACGGATTTTTGCTGAGTTTTTCACTGAGCTAAAAGATGAGTATCCACATATTCATTTTGTCAGTTTCAATGGAAGTGTTTCTGGTGATAATATTACAAGTTTGCATTTTGAAAGCCACTCTATGGGATTTTTTGCAGGTATGGTAGCAGCACAAATGTCAGAAACCGATCATATTGGTGTCATTGCTGCTTATGCGTGGCAACCAGAAGTAGCTGGATTTGTGGAAGGGGTTCATTATCAAGATGAATCTATAAAAGTCTCCGTTGATTATGTAGAGGATTGGTCCAATACGGAAAAAGCATTGGATATTTATGAGGATATGTCGAGTTTAGGTGCTGATGTTTTTTATCCTGCCGGTGATGGTTTTCATGTGCAATTGCTAGAGGAAATTAAAAAAGAAGGTAAATTTGCAATAGGCTTTATTAGCGATCAATCGGATTTAGGTGGTTCTACTGTCCTAACGAGTACGGTTCAACACGTAGATGCGTTGTATCAACTTGTTGCAGACCGATACAGCAAAGGCGAACTTGAATCCGGAAATTTATATTATGACTTTGCAGATGGTGTCATTTCTTTAGGGCAGTTTAGCTCTCAAGTACCAGATGATGTCCAAGCAAATGTTAATCAAGCGATTAATGAGTATGTACAAACAGGAAAGCTTCCTGAGTAA
- a CDS encoding LCP family protein, with protein sequence MTFIKKPIIFFFLLTVLIGIAFSLYVFSEFQTGRNASLQQLDDNTTPENEQPPTEDTDIEFNSEHPIENEPINILLVGVDARQEEKARTDTIMIAQYHPKNESIKIASIMRDSYVSIPGYQKNKINTSFFLGGPELLRQTIKENFDIDLHYYAMVNFEGFIHVVDLIAPDGITVNVPKRMVHKNDINLYPGVQTLDGKQLLNYVRFRSDHENDFGRVRRQQETISLLKDELLTLKGLTRIPQLVGSIEPYVDTNMTTGKVISLGKDFVLHPVDEVETLTIPVQDGYEDRRYLHAGQVLELDVEKNKSALHDFFNLSPHHAAN encoded by the coding sequence ATGACGTTTATAAAGAAACCCATCATATTCTTTTTTTTACTTACCGTCCTCATAGGAATAGCATTTTCTCTATATGTATTTAGTGAATTTCAAACCGGACGTAATGCTTCTTTGCAGCAACTTGATGATAACACAACACCCGAAAATGAACAGCCTCCTACAGAAGACACCGATATCGAATTTAATTCAGAGCATCCGATTGAAAATGAACCGATTAATATTCTTCTTGTTGGTGTTGATGCAAGACAAGAGGAGAAAGCAAGAACGGATACTATTATGATCGCACAATATCACCCTAAAAATGAATCGATCAAAATCGCCTCGATTATGCGTGATAGTTATGTTTCCATTCCAGGTTATCAAAAAAATAAAATTAACACTTCTTTTTTTCTTGGCGGTCCAGAATTGTTACGACAAACGATTAAAGAAAATTTTGATATTGACCTTCATTATTATGCTATGGTCAATTTTGAAGGATTTATTCACGTTGTCGATTTAATTGCACCGGACGGTATTACCGTCAATGTTCCAAAGCGAATGGTTCATAAAAATGACATTAATCTTTATCCTGGTGTCCAAACACTCGATGGAAAACAATTATTAAATTATGTACGTTTCCGTAGTGACCATGAAAATGATTTTGGTAGGGTTCGCCGTCAACAAGAAACGATTAGTTTACTAAAAGACGAGTTGTTAACATTAAAGGGGTTAACAAGAATTCCACAACTTGTTGGTTCCATTGAACCTTATGTTGATACGAATATGACAACAGGAAAAGTTATTAGCTTAGGAAAAGACTTTGTTCTTCACCCTGTTGATGAAGTTGAAACATTAACCATTCCTGTTCAAGATGGTTATGAAGATAGACGATATCTTCATGCTGGACAAGTTCTGGAATTAGATGTCGAAAAAAACAAATCTGCTCTTCATGATTTTTTCAACCTTTCACCACATCATGCAGCAAATTAA
- a CDS encoding CBS domain-containing protein, whose protein sequence is MEVIVSHTNTDFDALASLVAAKKLYPDAKMVISTSQHIQVQQYLALYRDHFSFYSQKEINWPDVTHLILVDVHSIDRTGLKHEQLQPIHITIFDHHPVSEQLNVTSQDITIEQVGATITLLVERLTKKKLAISSIEATLFGLGLYSDTGAFTHSTTTIRDFQTASVLLRYGMNLEFITHMTKQIKNQNHELFYTLLQQATDYIHDGVVLTICKHSEVVYTSGLASITKKLLDTMEVDAVLTIVEMGSRTYIVGRANSNRINFLPLMKKLGGGGHPLAASATIKKGSVQQLTEFVAREIESVIMPAVLAENMMSAPVKTISPETSLQVVAEMMFRYGHTGFPVVENEEVIGMISRRDIDKGIHHGLGHAPAKAYMSQPVIIVETTTPLEDIQRLMIQHNVGRFPVLKNKILVGIISRTNVIETLNKPKNQHCLTERDDSIITKMKAFFSTTEYKLLIKIGEVADEKNERAFLVGGIVRDLFLQRPNDDIDIVIEGDGIQFANELVQKFGGSCKDHEHFATASWKTEDGIKVDIVSSRTEYYVKPAALPTVEKSNVKEDLFRRDFSINAMAIHLNSSSFGFVVDEYNGLSDIKDKRIRVLHPLSFVEDPTRILRAIRFELRLQFQMDEQTEKLALQSMNGLLNISTKRLVAEVKRLFQEAPADAIMQRLNSLLFWETFIDRSLQKQDYDLIEKLTSSIRKAKLNYKPTQHWFYYFLLPFIEANETVIMRIWETETKAEKKQVIECIDIVSKWKEILFTSLGQLHKHLHEYDDFPLVLLSLYFTQKEQQELLLEYVHKRNTMPTLITGRDLASLITPAGPIYKTIILDIETRYLNNQIQTREQAVTWLKEQWDSE, encoded by the coding sequence TTGGAAGTTATTGTTTCTCATACAAACACAGATTTTGATGCTCTTGCCTCTCTTGTTGCAGCGAAAAAATTATATCCCGATGCAAAAATGGTAATATCTACTAGTCAACATATTCAAGTCCAGCAATATTTAGCGTTATACCGTGACCACTTTTCTTTTTACTCACAAAAGGAAATTAACTGGCCTGACGTTACACACCTTATATTAGTCGATGTTCATTCCATCGACCGTACAGGATTAAAACATGAACAATTACAACCTATACATATCACTATCTTTGACCACCATCCTGTTTCAGAGCAGCTTAACGTAACATCACAAGATATTACAATTGAACAAGTAGGTGCTACAATTACATTGTTAGTCGAACGTTTAACGAAGAAAAAGCTGGCTATTTCTTCGATAGAAGCGACATTATTTGGTTTAGGCTTATACTCAGACACCGGTGCTTTTACTCACTCCACAACAACAATTCGTGATTTTCAAACTGCTTCGGTGTTATTACGCTATGGAATGAATCTTGAATTCATAACTCATATGACAAAACAAATAAAAAACCAAAACCATGAATTGTTTTATACTCTTTTACAGCAGGCAACAGACTATATTCATGATGGTGTTGTGCTCACAATTTGTAAACATTCAGAAGTAGTATATACATCAGGTTTAGCTTCTATCACAAAAAAGCTCTTAGATACAATGGAAGTTGATGCTGTCCTTACAATTGTCGAAATGGGCTCTCGTACATATATTGTTGGACGTGCAAATTCAAACCGAATTAATTTCTTACCTCTTATGAAGAAATTAGGTGGAGGCGGTCACCCGCTTGCCGCATCTGCTACGATTAAAAAAGGATCAGTTCAACAGCTAACAGAATTCGTTGCGCGTGAAATCGAGTCGGTCATCATGCCCGCAGTTCTTGCGGAAAATATGATGTCTGCTCCTGTTAAAACGATTTCTCCTGAAACTTCGTTACAAGTTGTTGCCGAAATGATGTTTCGATATGGACATACAGGATTTCCAGTTGTGGAAAATGAAGAAGTCATCGGAATGATTTCTAGACGAGATATCGATAAAGGCATCCATCATGGCTTAGGGCATGCCCCAGCAAAAGCTTATATGAGTCAACCTGTTATCATTGTTGAAACGACGACACCACTAGAAGACATCCAACGATTGATGATTCAACATAATGTCGGACGATTTCCGGTGTTAAAAAACAAAATATTGGTTGGGATTATATCAAGAACAAATGTAATAGAGACACTGAACAAGCCAAAAAACCAACACTGTTTAACAGAAAGAGACGATAGCATTATTACTAAAATGAAAGCTTTTTTTTCAACCACTGAATATAAGTTGCTTATAAAGATAGGTGAAGTGGCAGATGAAAAGAATGAACGAGCCTTTTTAGTTGGCGGGATTGTCCGTGATTTATTTTTACAGCGTCCAAATGATGATATCGATATAGTCATTGAAGGAGATGGCATTCAGTTTGCTAACGAATTAGTTCAGAAATTCGGTGGAAGCTGTAAAGACCATGAACATTTTGCAACAGCAAGCTGGAAAACAGAGGACGGCATAAAAGTCGATATCGTAAGTTCAAGAACGGAATACTATGTTAAGCCAGCTGCCCTGCCAACAGTGGAAAAATCGAATGTAAAAGAAGATTTATTTCGCCGTGACTTTTCGATTAATGCGATGGCCATTCATTTAAACTCTTCTTCATTTGGCTTCGTAGTTGATGAATACAACGGTCTTTCAGACATAAAAGACAAAAGAATTCGAGTTTTACATCCATTAAGTTTTGTCGAAGACCCTACACGAATTCTTCGAGCCATTCGATTTGAACTTCGCTTACAGTTCCAAATGGATGAACAAACAGAAAAGCTGGCTCTCCAATCGATGAATGGACTACTAAATATATCAACAAAGCGACTAGTTGCCGAGGTAAAGCGATTATTTCAAGAAGCACCAGCGGATGCCATTATGCAACGGCTAAATTCTCTCTTGTTTTGGGAGACGTTTATCGATCGGTCTTTACAAAAACAAGACTATGACCTCATTGAAAAACTAACATCTTCCATAAGGAAAGCTAAGCTTAACTATAAGCCGACACAACATTGGTTTTATTATTTTTTACTTCCTTTTATCGAAGCAAACGAAACAGTAATAATGAGGATATGGGAAACAGAGACAAAAGCAGAAAAAAAACAAGTTATCGAATGCATTGACATTGTTTCAAAATGGAAAGAGATTCTGTTTACATCTTTAGGTCAACTCCATAAACATTTGCATGAATACGATGACTTTCCACTAGTTCTATTGAGTTTGTACTTTACACAAAAAGAACAACAAGAGCTATTGCTGGAGTATGTGCACAAACGCAATACGATGCCTACTCTTATCACTGGTCGTGATTTAGCTTCGCTTATCACACCAGCTGGTCCTATCTATAAAACGATTATTCTTGACATCGAAACAAGATATTTAAACAATCAAATTCAAACTCGTGAGCAAGCTGTCACATGGCTAAAGGAGCAATGGGATAGTGAATAG
- the fabF gene encoding beta-ketoacyl-ACP synthase II, which produces MEKKRVVITGVGAISPLGLDAETMWNNAINGVSGVGPLTRVDVSKFPMKVAAEVKDFDPTVYMDRKEARKMDRFTQFAVGASIMALKDASLEITDDIAPRVGVWIGSGIGGMETYQEQFRIFEQKGYRRVSPFFVPMMIPDMAAGQVSIVTGAKGINSCSVTACASGTNSIGDAFKVIQRGDADVMITGGAEAPITDMAVAGFSTAKAISTNEDPKTASRPFDANRDGFVMGEGAGIVILESLESALQRGANIYAEIVGYGATGDAYHVTAPAPEGEGGVRAMSQAIADAGLKPHEIDYMNAHGTSTPYNDKYETMALKTVFGDHASKLAVSSTKSMTGHLLGAAGAVEAILTVKTIQQGIIAPTINYETPDPECDLDYVPNEARKQEVKAAMSNSLGFGGHNATLVFKKYE; this is translated from the coding sequence ATGGAAAAAAAACGTGTTGTTATTACGGGAGTTGGGGCTATTTCACCGTTAGGTTTAGATGCTGAAACGATGTGGAACAACGCCATTAACGGTGTATCAGGTGTTGGACCATTAACGAGAGTCGATGTTTCGAAATTCCCAATGAAAGTAGCAGCTGAGGTAAAGGACTTTGACCCTACTGTTTATATGGATCGAAAAGAAGCACGGAAGATGGACCGCTTTACACAATTTGCGGTAGGAGCATCTATAATGGCGCTTAAAGATGCTTCACTTGAAATTACAGATGACATTGCCCCGCGTGTAGGAGTTTGGATTGGTTCTGGTATTGGGGGAATGGAAACATATCAAGAGCAATTCCGAATTTTTGAACAAAAAGGATATCGCCGAGTAAGTCCTTTCTTTGTTCCAATGATGATCCCTGATATGGCGGCAGGGCAAGTGTCGATTGTAACAGGTGCAAAAGGAATTAACTCATGTTCTGTAACCGCGTGTGCTTCTGGTACGAATTCAATCGGGGATGCATTTAAAGTTATTCAACGTGGTGACGCTGATGTTATGATTACAGGTGGTGCAGAGGCCCCAATTACAGACATGGCTGTAGCAGGATTTAGTACAGCGAAAGCAATTAGTACAAATGAGGATCCGAAAACAGCATCCAGACCGTTTGATGCTAATCGTGATGGCTTTGTTATGGGTGAAGGTGCAGGTATTGTTATTTTGGAATCATTAGAAAGTGCATTACAGCGTGGCGCGAACATTTATGCTGAAATCGTTGGATATGGTGCAACTGGAGATGCATACCATGTAACTGCACCAGCACCAGAAGGAGAAGGTGGCGTGCGAGCAATGTCACAAGCCATTGCAGATGCAGGGTTAAAACCTCATGAAATTGATTATATGAATGCACATGGAACAAGTACACCATATAACGATAAATATGAAACCATGGCGTTAAAGACCGTTTTTGGTGATCATGCATCAAAGTTAGCCGTGAGTTCAACAAAATCAATGACAGGTCACTTGTTAGGAGCGGCTGGTGCGGTTGAAGCTATTTTAACTGTAAAAACAATTCAACAAGGTATTATTGCTCCGACAATCAATTATGAAACACCTGACCCAGAATGTGATTTAGACTATGTTCCAAATGAAGCGAGAAAACAAGAAGTGAAAGCAGCGATGAGTAATTCATTAGGCTTTGGCGGACATAATGCAACATTAGTATTTAAAAAATACGAATAA
- a CDS encoding sigmaY antisigma factor component, with protein MNVKPEDMPIYFWIGIALVLLAQSTWLFIDARRRGHHRWFWGIWGLIHFPSPLLFYLLWSRFFKEKFFSKRRRS; from the coding sequence ATGAATGTAAAACCTGAAGACATGCCAATTTATTTTTGGATTGGCATTGCATTAGTACTCCTTGCACAAAGTACATGGCTTTTTATCGATGCTAGGCGAAGAGGTCACCATCGTTGGTTTTGGGGAATTTGGGGGCTCATTCATTTCCCTTCTCCATTACTTTTCTACTTATTATGGTCCCGTTTCTTTAAGGAGAAATTCTTTTCCAAGCGCCGCCGTTCATAA
- the sigY gene encoding RNA polymerase sigma factor SigY, with protein sequence MEEKDLIKAAKKGNQRAFAILLQQNYTFVKHYLLKITLHPSLAEDITQETMIKSIEKIHQYNGKAKFSSWLITIASNLYIDELRKQKRKTKWLQNQGVHQLLYENAHNNDEWVEVIEGLTKLSSEYRIPLILKHYYGYTYEEISTMIGIAEGTVKSRVHGALTQIRKELQ encoded by the coding sequence ATGGAAGAAAAAGACTTAATAAAAGCCGCGAAAAAAGGAAATCAACGTGCTTTTGCCATTCTTTTGCAACAAAACTATACTTTCGTTAAACATTATCTTTTGAAGATAACCCTTCATCCCTCTTTAGCTGAAGATATTACACAAGAAACAATGATAAAAAGCATTGAAAAGATCCATCAATATAATGGAAAAGCAAAGTTTTCTTCTTGGCTCATTACCATTGCATCAAACCTTTATATCGATGAACTTCGAAAACAAAAAAGAAAGACAAAGTGGCTACAAAATCAAGGTGTCCACCAACTTCTATATGAAAATGCCCATAATAACGATGAATGGGTAGAAGTGATTGAAGGATTAACGAAACTTTCTAGCGAATATCGAATTCCACTTATTTTAAAGCACTATTATGGTTACACATACGAAGAAATTAGTACGATGATTGGTATAGCCGAAGGAACCGTTAAATCTAGAGTACATGGGGCGTTAACCCAAATTAGAAAGGAGCTACAATGA